The Brasilonema sennae CENA114 genome includes a region encoding these proteins:
- a CDS encoding Uma2 family endonuclease codes for MSNLPLNIPANLKVSEEQFVLLAAANRDVQLELTATGELIIMPPTGGNTGKRNIDIEGQLWFWNRQSKLGVAFNSSTAFRLPNGAERSPDAAWVTQARWDTLKPEEQDSFPPMSPDFAIELRSKSDNMEPLRKKMQEYIDNGLRLGWLIDTKNKKVEIYRANQSVEVLDNPTSLLGEDVLPGFVLDLQVVFS; via the coding sequence ATGAGCAACTTGCCTCTCAACATCCCCGCAAACCTGAAAGTCTCCGAAGAGCAATTCGTACTCCTCGCTGCTGCTAACCGAGACGTACAGCTAGAACTAACTGCCACAGGAGAATTAATTATTATGCCCCCTACGGGAGGAAATACAGGTAAGCGCAATATAGATATTGAAGGACAACTTTGGTTTTGGAACCGCCAATCCAAACTTGGTGTTGCTTTTAACTCTTCAACCGCTTTCCGACTTCCCAATGGTGCAGAACGTTCTCCCGATGCAGCTTGGGTGACTCAAGCCAGATGGGATACATTAAAACCAGAAGAACAAGACTCCTTTCCACCCATGAGTCCAGATTTTGCGATTGAATTACGTTCCAAAAGTGACAACATGGAACCGCTACGCAAAAAGATGCAGGAATACATCGATAATGGATTGCGTTTGGGTTGGTTAATTGATACAAAAAATAAAAAAGTAGAAATTTATCGGGCTAATCAGTCAGTGGAAGTGTTGGATAATCCAACAAGTTTATTAGGAGAAGATGTTTTACCTGGGTTTGTTTTAGATTTACAAGTTGTGTTTAGTTAG
- the ribBA gene encoding bifunctional 3,4-dihydroxy-2-butanone-4-phosphate synthase/GTP cyclohydrolase II, with the protein MSQLNTTSNQTFEFDSIDAALADLKAGHQIVVVDDENRENEGDLICAAQFATPDIINFMAVEARGLICLAMSGDRLDELDLPLMVSNITDTNQTAFTVSIDAGPHLGVSTGISAEDRARTIQVAINPGTKPVDLRRPGHIFPIRAKVGGVLKRAGHTEAAVDLARLAGLYPAGVICEIQNPNGSMARLSQLIEYAKQHNLKIISIADLISYRLQHDRLIRRETIAELPTQFGHFQIYAYRHTLDGTEHVAVVKGNPADFGENPVMVRMHSECLTGDALGSLRCDCRMQLQAALKMLENAGQGVVVYLRQEGRGIGLVNKLKAYSLQDMGLDTVEANERLGFPADLRDYGMGAQMLMDLGVHKIRLITNNPRKIAGLKGYKLEVVDRVPLLIEANDYNSYYLKTKAKKLGHMLLQTFLLTVAINWQDDPEAVTERYERLEKLRHLGKSHDLLLQEEARPLAIALFDKPSLIVHLGFDQANVATDDWYKHKGHPYAQAVSQILDELVALPYIQKLEFLISPGVDPLSNLQVQLDRQTFPVGTLPSSICCEQLGTQKIYSFEK; encoded by the coding sequence GTGTCGCAGCTTAACACGACTTCAAACCAAACCTTTGAATTTGATTCGATTGATGCCGCCTTGGCTGACTTGAAAGCTGGTCACCAGATTGTGGTGGTAGATGATGAAAATCGAGAAAATGAAGGCGATTTGATTTGTGCTGCCCAATTTGCGACTCCTGACATTATTAATTTCATGGCGGTGGAAGCCAGGGGACTGATTTGTTTGGCAATGAGTGGCGATCGCCTAGATGAATTAGACTTACCATTGATGGTAAGCAACATCACCGACACCAACCAAACGGCTTTCACAGTCAGCATTGACGCCGGGCCTCACTTAGGAGTAAGCACTGGCATTTCCGCAGAAGACCGCGCCCGCACAATCCAAGTTGCGATCAACCCAGGAACCAAACCTGTAGATTTACGCCGTCCCGGTCATATTTTCCCCATTCGCGCAAAGGTTGGAGGGGTACTCAAACGGGCAGGACATACCGAAGCCGCTGTTGATTTAGCTCGACTAGCTGGATTATACCCTGCTGGCGTTATCTGTGAGATTCAAAACCCCAACGGTTCGATGGCGCGGCTATCTCAGTTAATTGAGTATGCCAAGCAGCACAATCTAAAAATTATCAGCATCGCGGATTTAATCAGTTACCGCCTCCAGCACGACCGCCTGATCAGGCGCGAAACTATTGCTGAGTTACCCACCCAGTTTGGTCATTTCCAAATTTACGCTTATCGCCATACTCTGGATGGTACAGAACACGTTGCTGTTGTCAAGGGTAATCCTGCTGATTTTGGAGAGAACCCAGTTATGGTGCGGATGCATTCCGAATGCCTGACTGGAGATGCTTTGGGTTCTTTACGCTGCGACTGTCGGATGCAGTTACAAGCAGCACTGAAAATGCTGGAAAACGCAGGGCAAGGTGTCGTTGTTTACCTGCGGCAAGAAGGACGGGGAATTGGGCTGGTTAATAAATTGAAAGCTTACTCGTTGCAGGATATGGGACTAGATACCGTAGAAGCGAATGAGCGTTTGGGATTCCCCGCTGATTTGCGAGACTACGGTATGGGAGCACAAATGCTCATGGATTTGGGAGTCCATAAGATTCGCTTGATTACGAATAATCCCCGTAAGATTGCAGGGTTAAAAGGTTACAAGTTAGAAGTTGTGGATCGCGTGCCATTGTTGATTGAGGCAAACGACTACAATTCTTATTACCTTAAAACCAAGGCGAAAAAACTGGGTCATATGCTGTTACAGACTTTTCTATTAACAGTGGCGATAAATTGGCAAGATGATCCCGAAGCCGTGACGGAACGCTACGAACGCTTAGAGAAACTGCGACATTTAGGGAAAAGTCATGACTTATTGTTGCAGGAAGAAGCACGTCCACTGGCGATCGCCCTGTTTGATAAGCCATCCTTAATAGTACACTTAGGTTTTGACCAAGCGAACGTTGCAACAGATGATTGGTATAAGCACAAAGGTCATCCTTACGCGCAAGCAGTTAGCCAAATTTTGGATGAACTTGTCGCTTTGCCTTACATCCAAAAGCTAGAATTTTTGATTTCGCCTGGTGTTGATCCTCTGAGTAACTTACAAGTGCAATTGGATCGGCAGACGTTCCCTGTGGGGACATTACCTTCGTCTATTTGTTGTGAGCAGTTGGGGACACAGAAGATTTATAGTTTTGAAAAATAG
- a CDS encoding type II toxin-antitoxin system VapC family toxin, whose product MKWKFLLDTNIISEPARPIPNANILHKLDIHKSEVVVSSVVVHEILHGCLRLSESKRRESLWNYIHESILNLPVFDYDLKAAQWHAQERARLSKIGKTPAFVDAQIASIAYSNNLILVTNNVSDFEFFNDLRVENWFVK is encoded by the coding sequence ATGAAATGGAAATTTTTACTTGATACCAATATTATCTCTGAGCCAGCACGTCCTATCCCTAATGCCAATATTTTGCACAAACTAGATATTCATAAGTCAGAAGTTGTCGTTTCTAGTGTTGTTGTTCATGAAATTCTACATGGTTGTTTGCGCTTGAGCGAATCTAAGCGGCGAGAGTCCCTTTGGAATTATATTCATGAGTCGATCTTAAATTTACCAGTCTTTGATTATGATTTAAAGGCGGCACAATGGCACGCTCAAGAAAGGGCTAGATTATCCAAGATTGGCAAAACTCCAGCTTTTGTAGATGCTCAAATTGCGAGTATTGCTTACAGTAATAATTTAATTTTGGTAACGAATAATGTTTCTGATTTTGAGTTTTTTAATGACTTAAGGGTTGAAAATTGGTTTGTTAAGTAG
- the argC gene encoding N-acetyl-gamma-glutamyl-phosphate reductase — MGNSRRVKVGIIGASGYGGVQLVRLLMDHPEVELVYLGGESSAGKSFADLYPHLAHIVNQPIEAIDPQTIATRCEVVFLSLPNGLAYKIAPQLLDKGLTVLDLSADYRFRNLTTYTNWYGAQRTDLATAATAVYGLPELYRDRIAEAQLIGCPGCYPTASLLALSPLLKQGLIVPETAIVDAKSGTSGGGRQAKVNMLLAEADNSLAPYNVVRHRHTPEIEQICSDLAGHEVTIQFTPHLVPMVRGMLATVYATLRDPGLVRDDLITIYKAFYRNSLWVKVCEPGVYPQTKWACGTNLCYIGIEVDPRTGRVIVMSAIDNLIKGQAGQAIQCLNIIMGWDETLGLPKLGFYP; from the coding sequence ATGGGCAATTCTAGACGCGTAAAAGTTGGGATTATTGGCGCGTCAGGCTACGGCGGAGTGCAGTTAGTAAGACTACTCATGGATCATCCAGAAGTCGAACTCGTTTATTTAGGTGGGGAGAGTAGCGCGGGAAAATCGTTTGCGGATCTTTACCCACATCTGGCTCACATAGTTAACCAACCGATAGAAGCTATAGATCCACAAACCATTGCGACGCGTTGTGAGGTAGTGTTTCTTTCTCTACCAAATGGTTTGGCTTACAAAATCGCTCCGCAATTGTTGGACAAAGGATTGACAGTACTCGATTTGAGTGCAGACTATCGCTTTAGGAATTTGACAACTTATACAAACTGGTATGGTGCCCAAAGAACAGATCTTGCAACAGCAGCGACAGCAGTTTATGGATTACCAGAATTGTATCGCGATCGCATTGCAGAAGCGCAGCTGATTGGTTGTCCTGGTTGCTATCCCACCGCTAGCCTTTTGGCACTTTCACCACTCCTCAAGCAAGGGCTAATCGTGCCAGAAACAGCTATTGTTGACGCCAAGTCAGGCACTTCTGGCGGTGGACGTCAAGCGAAAGTTAATATGTTGCTTGCCGAAGCAGACAACTCCTTGGCACCTTATAATGTTGTCCGTCACCGCCACACCCCAGAAATCGAGCAGATTTGTAGTGATTTAGCAGGACACGAAGTCACCATTCAATTTACACCACACCTTGTTCCTATGGTGCGCGGTATGCTCGCAACGGTTTATGCTACATTGCGAGACCCCGGTTTAGTGCGAGATGATTTAATTACTATTTATAAAGCATTCTACCGTAACTCTCTTTGGGTGAAAGTCTGTGAACCAGGCGTTTATCCCCAAACAAAATGGGCTTGTGGCACTAACCTTTGTTACATAGGCATAGAAGTTGACCCGCGTACTGGGCGTGTGATTGTCATGTCAGCAATTGATAACCTAATCAAAGGGCAGGCAGGTCAAGCTATCCAGTGTCTCAATATCATCATGGGCTGGGATGAAACACTGGGGTTGCCAAAGTTGGGCTTTTATCCGTAA
- a CDS encoding 4Fe-4S single cluster domain-containing protein — protein sequence MTQKKTDPYPALIEIPAGYLNIMGYIDESEVNGPGCRAVVWVQGCLRECPGCFNVESWSFEMNQLISIDSLAEKILSNPRNQGVTFSGGEPFWQAPALAILASKIKAAGLNVMSFSGFTLEQLQSQHAPAAAQDLLNQLDILIDGPYIQSLALNSPLSPVSSSNQRVHVFNPDLKDQITWASDQIEVHIFKDGSRLITGYRGGLELSQ from the coding sequence ATGACCCAAAAGAAAACTGACCCTTACCCAGCTTTAATCGAAATTCCTGCCGGATATCTCAACATTATGGGCTATATCGATGAATCAGAGGTGAATGGTCCTGGGTGTCGTGCTGTTGTTTGGGTGCAGGGGTGTTTGCGAGAGTGCCCAGGTTGTTTTAATGTTGAGTCCTGGTCATTTGAAATGAATCAACTTATATCAATTGACAGCCTTGCGGAGAAAATTTTGAGTAATCCTCGCAACCAGGGAGTGACATTTTCTGGAGGGGAACCGTTTTGGCAAGCCCCTGCACTGGCGATTCTCGCTTCTAAGATAAAAGCAGCTGGACTGAATGTGATGTCTTTTTCTGGGTTTACCCTAGAGCAGTTACAATCCCAACATGCCCCAGCTGCCGCTCAAGATCTCTTGAACCAATTGGACATTTTAATTGATGGTCCATATATCCAGTCGTTAGCACTTAATTCACCATTATCTCCTGTTTCTTCCAGCAATCAACGTGTTCACGTTTTTAATCCTGATTTGAAAGATCAAATTACCTGGGCAAGCGACCAAATAGAAGTTCATATTTTCAAAGACGGTAGTCGTCTGATCACTGGCTACCGAGGAGGGCTGGAGTTGTCGCAGTGA
- the gloA gene encoding lactoylglutathione lyase: MRFLHTMLRVGNLEESLKFYCDLLGMKLLRQKDYPGGEFTLAFVGYGDESEKTVLELTYNWGTEKYDLGDAYGHIAIGVDDIYTTCEEIKKLGGKVVREPGPMKHGSTVIAFVEDPNGYKVELIQTKPQEEAVKQETEPQMVNQ, translated from the coding sequence ATGCGATTCTTGCACACAATGCTACGGGTAGGTAACCTTGAAGAATCCCTGAAGTTCTACTGTGATCTCTTGGGAATGAAGCTATTGCGTCAAAAAGACTATCCTGGGGGAGAGTTTACTCTGGCTTTTGTTGGTTACGGTGATGAAAGTGAAAAGACAGTGCTAGAACTTACTTATAACTGGGGTACGGAAAAGTACGACTTGGGAGATGCTTACGGACATATTGCCATTGGAGTTGATGATATTTACACGACTTGTGAGGAAATCAAAAAGCTTGGTGGTAAAGTCGTACGCGAACCAGGACCAATGAAACACGGTTCTACAGTCATTGCTTTTGTGGAAGATCCAAATGGGTATAAAGTAGAACTGATTCAGACGAAACCTCAAGAAGAGGCTGTGAAACAAGAAACAGAACCGCAAATGGTAAACCAGTAA
- the eno gene encoding phosphopyruvate hydratase, with the protein MFDTAIEGIVAREILDSRGRPTIEAEVHLVNGAIGLAQVPSGASTGTFEAHELRDKDKARYGGKGVLKAVQNVKEALAPKLLKMDALNQELLDRTMIALDGSSNKSHLGANAILAVSLAAAKAGAESLGIPLYRYLGGPLANLLPVPLMNVINGGAHAANNVDFQEFMVVPIGASSFREALRWGAEVFATLSQVLDEKGLLTGVGDEGGFAPNLESNQVALELLVAAIEKAGYKPGEQVALALDVAASEFYKDGQYVYDGKPHSGGEFVDYLGQLVDQYPIVSIEDGLHEEDWQNWQLLTQKLGSRVQLVGDDLFVTNVTRLQKGIEQKAANAILIKLNQIGSLTETLQTIDLATRNSFRSVISHRSGETEDTTIADLAVATRAGQIKTGSLCRSERVAKYNRLLRIEDELGELAVYAGAVGLGPN; encoded by the coding sequence ATGTTTGACACTGCGATCGAAGGTATTGTTGCCCGTGAAATCCTTGACTCTCGGGGTAGACCAACAATTGAAGCAGAAGTGCATTTGGTCAATGGTGCGATAGGATTGGCGCAGGTTCCCAGTGGTGCGTCTACTGGCACTTTTGAAGCGCACGAACTGAGGGATAAGGATAAAGCACGTTATGGGGGTAAGGGCGTACTCAAGGCGGTGCAAAATGTTAAAGAAGCACTTGCTCCAAAGTTGCTCAAAATGGATGCCCTCAACCAGGAACTGCTCGATCGCACGATGATTGCCTTAGATGGTTCCTCCAATAAATCCCATCTTGGTGCTAATGCGATTCTAGCGGTTTCTTTAGCAGCAGCCAAAGCCGGGGCTGAGTCTTTGGGAATTCCTCTCTATCGCTATTTAGGCGGTCCACTGGCAAATTTGTTACCCGTACCGCTGATGAACGTGATTAACGGCGGTGCACACGCAGCAAATAACGTGGATTTTCAAGAGTTTATGGTTGTCCCGATTGGGGCGTCTTCTTTCCGAGAAGCTTTGCGCTGGGGTGCGGAGGTGTTTGCTACTCTCAGTCAAGTGTTGGATGAGAAAGGTTTACTGACTGGTGTTGGCGATGAAGGCGGATTTGCCCCCAATCTGGAGTCGAATCAGGTGGCGTTGGAATTGCTGGTTGCAGCGATTGAGAAGGCTGGCTATAAACCAGGAGAACAAGTTGCTTTGGCGTTGGATGTTGCGGCGAGTGAGTTTTACAAAGATGGGCAGTATGTCTACGACGGTAAACCTCACTCTGGGGGTGAGTTTGTTGATTATCTCGGGCAACTGGTTGACCAATACCCCATTGTGTCAATTGAAGATGGCTTGCATGAGGAAGATTGGCAAAATTGGCAGTTACTCACCCAGAAGCTGGGTTCTCGCGTGCAGTTGGTAGGTGATGACTTGTTTGTCACCAACGTTACGCGCTTGCAAAAAGGAATTGAACAAAAAGCTGCTAACGCGATTTTGATTAAACTCAATCAAATTGGTTCGTTGACAGAAACTTTGCAAACAATTGACTTGGCGACTCGCAACAGTTTTCGCTCAGTCATTAGCCATCGTTCTGGCGAAACAGAAGACACAACAATTGCTGACTTAGCCGTCGCAACTCGTGCAGGTCAAATCAAGACAGGTTCTCTGTGTCGCAGCGAACGGGTAGCAAAATATAACCGTTTGCTACGCATCGAGGATGAGTTGGGTGAACTCGCCGTTTATGCTGGTGCTGTGGGATTAGGACCGAATTGA
- the metH gene encoding methionine synthase, translating to MTSTFLEHLHSPTRPVIVFDGAMGTNLQTQNLTAEDFGGPQYEGCNEYLVYTKPEAVAKVHRDFLAAGADVIETDTFGAASIVLAEYDLAHEAYELNKTAAELAKRVAAEFSTPEKPRFVAGSIGPTTKLPTLGHIDFDTLKASFAEQAEGLFDGGVDLFIVETCQDVLQIKAALNAIEEVFVKKGDRRPLMVSVTMETMGTMLVGTEINAVLTILEPYPIDILGLNCATGPDLMKPHIKYLSEHSSFVVSCIPNAGLPENVGGQAHYHLTPMELRMSLMHFVEDLGVQVIGGCCGTRPGHIQQLAEIAKELTPKVRHPELEPAAASIYNIQPYEQDNSFLIIGERLNASGSKKCRELLNAEDWDGLVSMARAQVKEGAHILDVNVDYVGRDGVHDMHEVVSRLVNNVTLPLMLDSTEWEKMEAGLKVAGGKCLLNSTNYEDGEPRFLKVLELAKKYGAGVVIGTIDEDGMARTADKKFAIAQRAYRQAVEYGIPPTEIFFDTLALPISTGIEEDRANGKATIESIRRIRQELPGCHVVLGVSNISFGLNPASRIVLNSMFLHEAMTAGMDAAIVSASKILPLSRIEERHQEVCHQLIYDERKFEGDVCIYDPLAELTTLFEGVTTKRDKGVDENLPIEERLKRHIIDGERIGLEAQLTKALEKYPPLHIINTFLLDGMKVVGELFGSGQMQLPFVLQSAETMKAAVAYLEPFMEKSETGNNAKGTFIIATVKGDVHDIGKNLVDIILSNNGYKVINLGIKQPVENIINAYEQHKADCIAMSGLLVKSTAFMKENLEVFNEKGITVPVILGGAALTPKFVDQDCQNTYKGKVVYGKDAFSDLHFMDKLMPAKGASQWDDLRGFLNESPETTQVSGNGNKQPVAQTAEEKSPEPKEVDTRRSEAVAVDIERPTPPFWGTKILQPEEIPFEEIFWHLDLQALIAGQWQFRKPKEQSKEEYQAFLDEKVYPILEDLKQRIIQENLLHPQVVYGYFPCQAEGNSLCIYETNRPSGSPVPQTPAETLRERDGSRQDGGWTHQDAKDAKEIGKFEFPRQRSLRRLCIADFFAPKESGIIDVFPMQAVTVGHIATEYAQKLFADNKYTDYLYFHGFAVQIAEALAEWTHARIRRELGFVAQEPDNIRDILAQRYQGSRYSFGYPACPNIQDQYKQLELLGAERIDLHMDESEQLYPEQSTTAIITYHPVAKYFSA from the coding sequence ATGACCTCTACCTTCTTAGAACACTTGCATAGTCCCACACGCCCAGTCATCGTCTTCGACGGTGCTATGGGGACTAACCTGCAAACGCAAAACCTGACTGCGGAAGACTTCGGTGGTCCTCAATACGAAGGTTGTAACGAGTACCTGGTTTACACCAAGCCAGAAGCAGTCGCAAAAGTTCACCGGGACTTTCTCGCTGCGGGTGCAGATGTGATTGAAACGGATACCTTTGGCGCTGCGTCGATTGTCTTAGCTGAATACGACTTGGCGCACGAGGCGTATGAACTCAACAAAACAGCGGCGGAACTCGCAAAGCGTGTGGCTGCGGAATTTTCGACTCCCGAAAAACCTCGGTTTGTTGCAGGTTCTATAGGACCTACTACTAAATTACCAACTTTGGGACATATCGACTTTGACACCCTAAAAGCTTCCTTTGCTGAACAAGCTGAAGGACTTTTTGATGGTGGAGTTGATTTATTTATCGTTGAAACTTGCCAAGATGTGCTGCAAATCAAAGCGGCGTTGAATGCAATTGAAGAAGTTTTTGTGAAGAAGGGCGATCGCCGTCCGCTCATGGTCTCTGTTACAATGGAAACAATGGGCACGATGCTGGTTGGGACGGAAATCAACGCTGTCCTAACAATTCTCGAACCCTACCCAATTGATATTCTCGGTCTGAACTGTGCCACAGGTCCAGACTTGATGAAACCACATATCAAGTATCTCTCAGAACATTCTTCCTTTGTCGTTTCCTGTATTCCCAACGCGGGTTTACCAGAGAACGTTGGCGGTCAAGCTCATTACCACTTGACACCGATGGAATTACGGATGTCATTAATGCATTTTGTTGAAGATTTGGGTGTCCAAGTGATAGGGGGTTGCTGTGGGACACGTCCAGGACACATTCAACAATTAGCAGAAATTGCCAAAGAGTTGACGCCAAAAGTTAGACATCCTGAACTTGAACCAGCAGCGGCGTCAATATACAATATTCAACCTTACGAGCAAGACAATTCATTCTTAATTATCGGCGAACGCCTCAACGCCAGTGGTTCCAAAAAATGCCGCGAGTTGCTGAATGCGGAAGATTGGGATGGACTGGTGTCAATGGCGAGGGCACAAGTTAAGGAAGGCGCACATATTTTGGATGTCAACGTTGACTATGTCGGACGTGACGGTGTGCATGATATGCACGAGGTGGTTTCACGTCTGGTCAATAATGTGACACTTCCATTGATGCTCGACTCCACCGAATGGGAGAAGATGGAAGCGGGACTAAAAGTTGCTGGTGGTAAGTGTTTGTTGAACTCCACCAACTATGAAGATGGAGAACCGCGTTTCTTGAAGGTGTTAGAACTGGCGAAGAAATACGGTGCGGGTGTTGTGATTGGTACAATTGATGAAGATGGGATGGCGCGGACGGCAGACAAAAAGTTTGCGATCGCCCAACGCGCCTACCGTCAAGCCGTCGAATACGGCATTCCACCTACCGAAATCTTTTTTGATACCTTAGCACTACCCATTTCCACAGGGATTGAAGAAGACCGCGCCAACGGTAAAGCTACAATTGAATCAATCCGCCGGATTCGTCAAGAATTGCCTGGATGTCATGTCGTCTTAGGCGTTTCCAATATCTCCTTTGGTCTTAATCCTGCATCACGTATCGTCCTCAACTCCATGTTCCTGCACGAAGCGATGACTGCTGGTATGGATGCGGCAATTGTCAGCGCTAGCAAAATTTTACCACTGTCGCGGATTGAGGAACGCCATCAAGAAGTCTGTCACCAGTTGATTTACGATGAACGGAAATTTGAGGGAGATGTCTGCATTTATGACCCCTTAGCAGAACTAACGACCTTATTTGAAGGGGTGACAACAAAACGCGACAAAGGCGTTGACGAAAATCTACCCATTGAAGAACGTCTCAAGCGTCATATCATCGACGGCGAACGCATTGGTTTAGAAGCACAACTCACTAAAGCTTTAGAAAAATATCCTCCACTGCATATTATCAACACCTTCCTGCTGGATGGTATGAAAGTCGTTGGTGAGTTGTTTGGTTCCGGACAAATGCAGCTTCCCTTCGTCTTACAGTCAGCCGAAACCATGAAAGCAGCAGTGGCTTATCTGGAACCTTTCATGGAAAAATCAGAAACTGGTAACAATGCTAAGGGGACATTCATCATTGCTACGGTGAAAGGCGATGTTCACGACATTGGTAAAAACTTAGTTGATATCATCTTGTCGAACAACGGGTACAAGGTGATTAACTTGGGAATTAAGCAGCCCGTGGAGAACATCATCAATGCATACGAACAGCACAAAGCTGATTGTATTGCTATGAGTGGTTTGTTGGTGAAATCCACTGCTTTTATGAAAGAGAATTTGGAGGTGTTCAACGAAAAGGGAATCACCGTCCCTGTGATTTTAGGTGGTGCAGCACTAACACCCAAGTTTGTTGATCAAGATTGCCAAAATACTTACAAAGGTAAAGTGGTTTACGGCAAAGATGCGTTTTCTGATTTGCACTTCATGGATAAGTTAATGCCAGCCAAGGGTGCTAGTCAATGGGATGATTTGCGGGGATTTTTGAATGAATCTCCTGAAACGACCCAAGTGTCAGGAAATGGTAACAAACAGCCTGTAGCCCAGACGGCTGAAGAAAAATCTCCTGAACCAAAAGAAGTAGATACCCGTCGTTCTGAAGCTGTGGCGGTAGATATTGAACGTCCAACCCCACCTTTCTGGGGAACGAAGATACTCCAGCCAGAAGAGATTCCTTTTGAGGAGATTTTCTGGCATTTAGATTTACAAGCTTTGATTGCAGGACAATGGCAGTTCCGTAAGCCTAAGGAGCAATCTAAGGAAGAATATCAGGCGTTTTTGGATGAGAAAGTGTATCCGATTTTGGAGGATTTGAAGCAGCGGATTATACAGGAGAATTTGCTTCATCCGCAGGTGGTTTATGGATATTTCCCTTGTCAGGCTGAGGGGAATAGTTTATGTATTTATGAGACGAACCGCCCTTCGGGTTCGCCAGTCCCCCAAACTCCTGCGGAGACGCTACGCGAACGTGACGGAAGCCGCCAAGACGGGGGCTGGACTCACCAAGACGCCAAGGACGCCAAGGAGATAGGAAAGTTTGAGTTTCCACGGCAAAGGTCGTTGAGGAGGCTGTGTATTGCAGATTTCTTTGCGCCGAAGGAGTCGGGAATTATTGACGTGTTCCCGATGCAGGCGGTAACGGTTGGGCATATTGCCACGGAGTACGCTCAAAAGTTGTTTGCAGATAATAAGTACACAGATTATCTGTATTTTCACGGTTTTGCCGTGCAGATAGCTGAGGCGCTGGCGGAGTGGACACACGCCCGTATTCGTCGCGAGTTGGGTTTTGTGGCTCAGGAACCGGATAATATTCGGGATATCTTGGCACAGAGATATCAGGGTTCGCGGTATAGTTTTGGGTATCCGGCTTGTCCGAATATTCAGGATCAATACAAGCAGCTGGAGTTGTTAGGGGCAGAACGTATTGATTTGCACATGGATGAAAGTGAACAGCTTTATCCTGAACAATCTACGACTGCGATTATCACTTATCACCCAGTAGCGAAGTACTTTAGCGCGTAA